A single genomic interval of Sebastes umbrosus isolate fSebUmb1 chromosome 9, fSebUmb1.pri, whole genome shotgun sequence harbors:
- the gpc4 gene encoding glypican-4 isoform X1 has protein sequence MKGLLCVLCALCSLVVLCESVTAEQQLKNCNDVRAAYSSKGFNVNDVPNKGVNGAPLKVCPQGFSCCTVEMEEKLSQQSHTEIKAPVSRLSTNLQSTFRQRHDHFDKFFRELLKNAEVSLHNMFVRTYGMMYVQNAELFKKFFESLTRYYNSGSAAVNLDSTLSDFWNDLLERMFQLVNVQYEFSDAYMECVSRHTEQLQPFGDVPRKLRIQLTRAFVAARTFMRGLTLMPEVVNKVSMVSASPSCVRASMKMLYCPYCSGQVALKPCGNYCLNVLRGCLANQADLDTEWNNFLDAMLSLADRLEGPFNFESVMDPIDVKISDAIMNMQENSMQVSQKVFQGCGQPKPSMAFRSKRSIKDTGFNGRFRPYSPDARPTTAAGTSLDRLTIDVKKKLKHAKKFWSTLPETVCAGERIAPGDECWNGTAKSRYESVVIGNGLANQVSNPDVEVDITKPDIVIRSQIAVLKEMTSWLKAAHSGNDISIDNGEDDEDSSGGEESGSGCEAESCDTDQDIYFSTPPNPGNPRVKPVVVGRDLSDVGVASQGSMALALCGLALALLAPHLR, from the exons ATGAAGGGGCtgttgtgtgtgctgtgtgcgCTCTGCTCGCTGGTCGTGTTGTGTGAGTCTGTGACTGCAGAGCAACAGTTGAAGAACTGCAACGACGTCCGAGCTGCTTACAGCTCCAAAGGCTTCAACGTCAACGACGTGCCCAACAAAGGAGTCAACG GAGCCCCGTTGAAAGTGTGTCCGCAGGGTTTCTCCTGCTGCAcggtggagatggaggagaagctGAGCCAGCAGAGCCACACGGAGATCAAAGCTCCCGTCTCCAGGCTTAGCACCAACTTACAATCCACCTTCAGACAGAGGCACGACCACTTTGACA AGTTTTTCCGTGAGCTTTTGAAAAACGCAGAAGTCTCACTGCACAACATGTTTGTGCGGACGTACGGCATGATGTACGTGCAGAACGCGGAGCTGTTCAAGAAATTCTTCGAGTCCCTGACTCGGTACTACAATTCCGGCAGCGCCGCCGTCAACCTGGACTCTACGCTGTCGGACTTCTGGAACGACCTCCTGGAGAGGATGTTCCAGCTGGTCAACGTGCAGTACGAGTTCAGCGACGCCTACATGGAGTGCGTCAGCCGGCACACCGAGCAGCTGCAGCCCTTCGGCGACGTGCCCCGCAAGCTCCGCATCCAGCTGACGCGGGCCTTTGTCGCCGCGCGTACCTTCATGCGCGGCCTGACGCTCATGCCAGAGGTGGTCAATAAAGTTTCTATG GTCAGCGCGTCTCCCAGCTGTGTGCGAGCGTCCATGAAGATGTTGTACTGTCCCTACTGCTCGGGCCAAGTGGCCCTGAAGCCCTGCGGGAATTACTGCCTGAACGTGCTGCGTGGGTGTTTGGCCAACCAGGCCGACTTGGACACCGAATGGAACAACTTCCTCG atGCCATGCTCAGTCTGGCCGACAGGCTCGAAGGTCCCTTTAATTTTGAGTCCGTCATGGATCCCATCGACGTGAAGATTTCAGACGCCATCATGAACATGCAGGAGAACAGCATGCAAGTGTCGCAGAAA GTTTTCCAAGGATGTGGGCAGCCTAAACCAAGCATGGCCTTCCGTTCCAAACGCTCGATCAAAGATACGGGCTTCAACGGCCGCTTCCGCCCTTACAGTCCTGACGCCAGGCCCACTACCGCTGCCGGGACCAGTTTAGATCGTTTG acAATTGACGTGAAAAAGAAGCTGAAACATGCAAAGAAGTTCTGGTCCACATTGCCAGAGACGGTGTGTGCAGGTGAGAGGATTGCACCAGGGGACGAGTGCTGGAATGGAACAGCCAAAAGCAg GTACGAGTCAGTTGTCATTGGCAACGGACTGGCCAATCAGGTATCAAACCCTGACGTGGAAGTGGACATAACAAAACCAGACATTGTGATTCGCAGTCAGATTGCAGTTTTGAAGGAAATGACGAGCTGGCTCAAAGCTGCACACAGCGGCAACGACATCTCTATTGATAACGGTGAGGATG atgaGGATAgcagtggaggagaggagagcggcAGCGGTTGCGAGGCCGAGTCCTGCGACACAGACCAGGACATCTACTTCTCCACTCCACCGAACCCCGGCAACCCCCGGGTCAAACCAGTGGTGGTGGGCAGAGATCTGTCAGATGTGGGGGTCGCCTCACAGGGAAGCATGGCGCTGGCGCTCTGCGGGCTGGCCCTGGCCCTGCTCGCTCCCCACTTGAGATAA
- the gpc4 gene encoding glypican-4 isoform X2, whose translation MKGLLCVLCALCSLVVLCESVTAEQQLKNCNDVRAAYSSKGFNVNDVPNKGVNGAPLKVCPQGFSCCTVEMEEKLSQQSHTEIKAPVSRLSTNLQSTFRQRHDHFDKFFRELLKNAEVSLHNMFVRTYGMMYVQNAELFKKFFESLTRYYNSGSAAVNLDSTLSDFWNDLLERMFQLVNVQYEFSDAYMECVSRHTEQLQPFGDVPRKLRIQLTRAFVAARTFMRGLTLMPEVVNKVSMVSASPSCVRASMKMLYCPYCSGQVALKPCGNYCLNVLRGCLANQADLDTEWNNFLDAMLSLADRLEGPFNFESVMDPIDVKISDAIMNMQENSMQVSQKVFQGCGQPKPSMAFRSKRSIKDTGFNGRFRPYSPDARPTTAAGTSLDRLTIDVKKKLKHAKKFWSTLPETVCAGERIAPGDECWNGTAKSRYESVVIGNGLANQVSNPDVEVDITKPDIVIRSQIAVLKEMTSWLKAAHSGNDISIDNDEDSSGGEESGSGCEAESCDTDQDIYFSTPPNPGNPRVKPVVVGRDLSDVGVASQGSMALALCGLALALLAPHLR comes from the exons ATGAAGGGGCtgttgtgtgtgctgtgtgcgCTCTGCTCGCTGGTCGTGTTGTGTGAGTCTGTGACTGCAGAGCAACAGTTGAAGAACTGCAACGACGTCCGAGCTGCTTACAGCTCCAAAGGCTTCAACGTCAACGACGTGCCCAACAAAGGAGTCAACG GAGCCCCGTTGAAAGTGTGTCCGCAGGGTTTCTCCTGCTGCAcggtggagatggaggagaagctGAGCCAGCAGAGCCACACGGAGATCAAAGCTCCCGTCTCCAGGCTTAGCACCAACTTACAATCCACCTTCAGACAGAGGCACGACCACTTTGACA AGTTTTTCCGTGAGCTTTTGAAAAACGCAGAAGTCTCACTGCACAACATGTTTGTGCGGACGTACGGCATGATGTACGTGCAGAACGCGGAGCTGTTCAAGAAATTCTTCGAGTCCCTGACTCGGTACTACAATTCCGGCAGCGCCGCCGTCAACCTGGACTCTACGCTGTCGGACTTCTGGAACGACCTCCTGGAGAGGATGTTCCAGCTGGTCAACGTGCAGTACGAGTTCAGCGACGCCTACATGGAGTGCGTCAGCCGGCACACCGAGCAGCTGCAGCCCTTCGGCGACGTGCCCCGCAAGCTCCGCATCCAGCTGACGCGGGCCTTTGTCGCCGCGCGTACCTTCATGCGCGGCCTGACGCTCATGCCAGAGGTGGTCAATAAAGTTTCTATG GTCAGCGCGTCTCCCAGCTGTGTGCGAGCGTCCATGAAGATGTTGTACTGTCCCTACTGCTCGGGCCAAGTGGCCCTGAAGCCCTGCGGGAATTACTGCCTGAACGTGCTGCGTGGGTGTTTGGCCAACCAGGCCGACTTGGACACCGAATGGAACAACTTCCTCG atGCCATGCTCAGTCTGGCCGACAGGCTCGAAGGTCCCTTTAATTTTGAGTCCGTCATGGATCCCATCGACGTGAAGATTTCAGACGCCATCATGAACATGCAGGAGAACAGCATGCAAGTGTCGCAGAAA GTTTTCCAAGGATGTGGGCAGCCTAAACCAAGCATGGCCTTCCGTTCCAAACGCTCGATCAAAGATACGGGCTTCAACGGCCGCTTCCGCCCTTACAGTCCTGACGCCAGGCCCACTACCGCTGCCGGGACCAGTTTAGATCGTTTG acAATTGACGTGAAAAAGAAGCTGAAACATGCAAAGAAGTTCTGGTCCACATTGCCAGAGACGGTGTGTGCAGGTGAGAGGATTGCACCAGGGGACGAGTGCTGGAATGGAACAGCCAAAAGCAg GTACGAGTCAGTTGTCATTGGCAACGGACTGGCCAATCAGGTATCAAACCCTGACGTGGAAGTGGACATAACAAAACCAGACATTGTGATTCGCAGTCAGATTGCAGTTTTGAAGGAAATGACGAGCTGGCTCAAAGCTGCACACAGCGGCAACGACATCTCTATTGATAACG atgaGGATAgcagtggaggagaggagagcggcAGCGGTTGCGAGGCCGAGTCCTGCGACACAGACCAGGACATCTACTTCTCCACTCCACCGAACCCCGGCAACCCCCGGGTCAAACCAGTGGTGGTGGGCAGAGATCTGTCAGATGTGGGGGTCGCCTCACAGGGAAGCATGGCGCTGGCGCTCTGCGGGCTGGCCCTGGCCCTGCTCGCTCCCCACTTGAGATAA